Genomic window (Zingiber officinale cultivar Zhangliang chromosome 2B, Zo_v1.1, whole genome shotgun sequence):
TGAGATTTAAGGAAGTTTAGGCTCGAGTTGTGACGAGTTTTTTCCGTTTAGCTTCTGTAGTTTTTTTTTCCACACCCCccaaattttttttccttctcttgaGTTCACTGATCAGAATGTTCATTGTATACACTCTTTAGTTTCATCTTTCTTCTTGAAATGCTTAAAGCTTACTTTGTTGTTCAGATGCAGGAATTTCTGACTAAAGACTTGCTTCCTTAAATCAAGTTTAAGGATGCAGCATCCAGTGAACTATTGGGTTTGTCACTGATCAGAATGTAATACTCCAGTTCTGAGATTCTgattaaatatgacttaaaaaaGTTGGATGGTATTTTTCATATCACCAAGGTACAACTTCTTTTTCGGAAGTCCAAATTTAAGAACTAGGCTTGGAGAAatatgaggatgggtgacctcctgggaagttttccagggtgtgtgcgagtgaggacaaagcacgctgaaagaacCTCCGATGgtatgtggagctagtcgtcaacccgatggataATTCTAGTGGCATTCCCGATTCGGTCCGGATGGGCCCTGCCCGGGCcgaggcgttacagatggtatcagagcgaccttgtgaTCGTGAATGCCCCTGTGGCagaagcacccagggcaccacctagcgagggagattctgggatttgtctgtggtgtgattcgtggttacacaacaaccacgttgtgtctttaagtgggggtgattgtaataccccggttctgagattttggttaagtatgacttaaaaaagTTAGAtaatactatccatatcaccaaggtgtacCTTCCTTTTtcggaagctcaaacttaagaacttcaaagttaagcgtgcttgtcttggagaaatctgaggatgagtgacctcctgggaagtttttcaggatatgtgcgagtgaggacaaagcacgttgaAAGGATCTCCGATAGTTTGtagagctagtcgtcaacccgatggacaattTTAGTGGCGTTCTCAATTCGATCTGGATGGAACCCGCCCCAGCCGGGGCGTTACACATAAACTATGTAAAGACTTGGCACACAATAGATTAGCTTCATACATGCCCAATGAACCACTATTCTTTATCATGCAGTGAACTACTTCACTTATTGCTTCCCAGCAGCCACACAAGTTCACTGAGATGTGCCAACCAATTAACCTTGCTTGCCTCCAAAGATCCAATAGACTAACTTCATTGTTGTTTGATATATAGAAATCCTTAAATTACaggttgttttttttcttcttctgctgaTACAGGATCAAAAGTACTTGGCAGTAAAAGCATTTTTCTGTTCCTTATACTTGCATGGATGAAGAAACAACCAACTCACAGCAATATTTTCTACACAGCAAAAGCAGTAACATGGATCCCTTCCCATGCACTTGCCAAATTGACAGTGAGGGGCCGCTAACATGGTGGTACCAGGCTTCGTATGTGCAGGTAAAATCATAATTCAATTTCAAACATCTAAATCCAGCATCAACCAACATAGTCCTTCGAGTTTAGCTCTTGCACGCTAGCCGCGAGCCGTGAGCGACTTTGCACAACCACCCCATGCGACAACTAACGACTtattgatttttgtttttttcttccGAGCTCCTTTCTTCTTGTGTTTCTCTTCCATTCCCTTTTGCGTCTCTCCTCTCtcttaagtaaaatatttgtaaGACGGTTAAATATGTATTCCCTCTCtaataatttctatcttttatttatctatttatcttAATTTTTCTCTATGTTACTTCATCTCATATTTACCTTCTCTTTAATATTTCGGCAATTTACTAAATCACGCACATAGATATCTTAATTGACCAAAAGACGTatgctactttggtatttaccaaaggacgcactttttcaagtgcacttccctttttatccttctgaccaatcaattttttttttttatcgtttttcttttctccctcttctctttcctatctcctctttcatcaacgacatttaaaatttaattaattttttgataacattttaatacatttagataagctaaaataaactatgaatagcaaatttgaactccttgcaacatcaggaactACAGGAACTGAAATAGGTGTAATCTGAAGTCtcaggtccatcagtgggtttcggtcaaaaaccactgatggacctagagagctccgattgcacccatttcagtttctatggattcctggtgttgcaaggagttcaaatttgctatccattatttattttgacttttagaatgtGTTAAAATACAAGaacaaagaatcagcaaaaaaaattcatatcaagcccacgttgggcctgatatgattcatatcaggcctaacgtggagcctttttgctgattctttcttcttatattttaacaccttctaaaagtcaaaataaacaatggatagcaaatttgaactccttacaacatcaggaatctacaggaactgaaatgggtgtaatctgaggtctctaggtccatcagtgggtttcggtcaaaacccactgatggacctagagagctccgattgcacccatttcagtttctatggattcctggtgttgcaaggagttcaaatttgctatccattatttattttaacttttagtaggtgttaaaatataagaagaaagaatcagcaaaaatgctccacgttaggcctgatatgaatcatatcaggcccacgttgggcatgatatgaattatttttactgattttttttcttgtattttaacatcttctaaaagtcaaaataaataatggatagtaaatttgaactccttgcaacaccaggaatccatagaaactgaaatgggtgcaatcggagctctctaggtccatcagtggattttgaccgaaacccactgatggacctagagagctccgattgcacccatttcagtttctatggattcctggtgttgcaaggagttcaaatttgctatccattatttattttgacttttagaaggtgttaaaatataagaagaaagaatcagcaaaaaggctccacgttaagcctgatatgaatcatatcaggcccacgttgggcctgatatgattccatatcaagcccaatatggatctcactctattaagaattcTCAATTGTTTTAGGAACTCTTCATTTCCAATGtagcattttattttgacttaAATCTCAGTTCATGCTGTATGTCTTTGTTGGGGGTTTGAAAAATTATGCGGAAAAACCTTAACTGCTGAATACGTCTTCAAATATGTTGGATTGGATATTGAAAAGTAATGATTTTTGCAATTCCTCTACCTTTTGCTTGGTATCTTTTTCCCATTTAAATAATTGACACACTTTTCTTTCAGCCTTCAGAATTTGGAGTGGTGTCTCTTTGTCCTTTTCCCTTGTTTCTCGTAAGTGATCTCATTTTCTggattaattttcatttacaaagaaagaagaaataagtGAGTCATGACTTATTTGCAGTTACATGCTAATAGAAGAATTAGGTCTATCTGGTATTGTGTCAATTCTATTTATTGGAATTATACATATCTTCTCTTTTTTCAATAACTATACTATGACTATTTGTTCTAAGTGTTTGCATATGTATTTCTTATAGGTAATGAAAcattatacattctctaattTGTCAGAGAACTCTCAACGTTTTGCTACTGCCTTTTTCCACTTGATTTCATCACTAGCTGAAACATTTATGTAGGAGGATATGCATTGATGCCCTTATCTATTTTTCTACTTAGAGCAATCATAAACACATTCATTATGAAATGAAGAGTTCCTAAAACAGTTGAGCATTCCTAATAGAGTGagatccacgttgggcctgatatggatcATCTTTTATTTGCCTATGATAGGATAAAGAATGAAGTCacatatgattcatatcaggcctaacgtggagcctttttgctgattctttattattgtattttaacaccttctaaaagtcaaaataaataatggatagcaaatttgaattccttacaacaccaggaatccatagaaactgaaatgggtgcaatcggagctctctaggtccattagtgggttttgaccgaaatccactgatggatttagagacctcagattacactcatttcagttcttgtagattcctgatgttgcaaggagttcaaatttgctatccattatttattttgacttttagaaggtgttaaaatataagaataaagaatcagcaaaaaggctccacgttaggcctgatatgaatcatatcaggcccacgttgggcctgatatgattccatatcaggcccaacgtgggcttgatatgaattttttttgctgattctttcttcttatattttaacaccttctaaaagtcaaaataaataatggatagcaaatttgaactccttgcaacaccaagaatccatagaaactgaaatgggtgcaatcggagctctctaggtccatcagtgggttttgaccgaaactcactgatggacctaaagacctcatattacacccatttcagttcctgtagattcctgatgttgcaaggagttcaaatttactattcatagtttattttagcttatctaaatgtattaaaatgttatcaaaaattgttattttcatcttttatttATCCAATCATCTTTAATTCTTTATCTATGTGACTTCATTCATATTCACTTCTTTTATTTATCCAATCATCTTTAATTCTTTATCTATGTGACTTCGTTCATATtcactttctctctaatattttcatCAATTATTTATTCATCCATCTTAATTCTTTATCCACtcactttctctctaatattttcatCAATTATTTATCCATCGATCTTAATTCTTTATCCACATAACTTCATCTCATATtcactttctctctaatattcaTCTTTTATTTATCCATCCATCTTAATTCTTTATCTATGTGACTTCATCTCATATTCAccctctaatattttcatttttttttatttattcatttatcttACTTCATTATCTAgatgaagtttttttttatttattcatttatcttACTTCATTATCTATATGACTTCATCTGATTACTCCTAAACTCACattcaattttatataatataattaaaaatattcttttaaaatttaaaaataccttacatcacaaaaaaaaaaaaaatttaacttcatCTTTCATTTATCCAtcctatttatattttatataaaacatCTCTATTAATTTATCTatcttttctaaaaataattataaatatttaaaattttaatattatcattccatatcttaacaattattttattatatatttttttaaaattctatttttttttactttcagtATTGCTCACTAAAATTCGAACTTATTTAAACAACATACACTACACTATAAAAACATGTGATCAACGAGATGGTTATGATTAACTGTTGCCCActaattctaaatattttttagaattaGTGGAAAAATATAGAATGTATTTAAGATTTCAGTGCAGTAAACCTCCCGATTTATTCTAcacaaattggaaaaaaaaaaactagaaggcCAGTGGATCTACATTAGAACTTCTATGGAGTACAACTGATGGATGCCTGAAATATTTCCTCTCCAATTTCTGCTTCTGCTTATTCTTCAGCTTCACCGTTATTTACCAACTGAAACCGCAAACAGAAAACATCGTTatagaaaaataacaaaaatattgtagtaaaatattatGTCAATTAATAGAAAAACAAAAAGGGGCAAATCAATAATCTCATTCCATGGATCAAACCACATAAAGCACAAAAGAAAAGAACACTGCATGCATATAGAACTATTTAGTACATTATAACAACAGCCTAATATCGCTAGGCATGGTTAGTGAAAAATCTTATGAACAATCAAGGCGTTGATTGGCCTTCATTTCGACACCAAAAGTAGTAGAATACATATGATACCACCCGGCCATAATATCTCTGTAGCACACAACCCGTGATTTGTAAGTCCAATAACTCAAGagtttcaaagcttgattctctaTAAAAGGGGAGAAGGTATGCATACATGAAATCCTAACCCTAGTTCTCTTCATCTTCCACCTTCTATTCCTCTATTCCTTTGAGCATCCATGATGACTTAGGCATCGGAGAGACCTCACCAAGATGACTCCCAGTGAGCCCTCTAACACATGCTACTCTATATAGAAAGTGTCGTTAGTGAGATCTGATGAAGCGACAATTTTGACCGTAACAGTTAGCATTTCTTTGAAAGACACGCCACAATGACTATGCAAATTGTTATTATATATATTGACAGAGCAAATCTAGAGATACCAAGACCTAAAACATTGTTCTGACACTGATGATCATGTGTGATAATTATGTTCAAGAAACTGTCTACGGGAAAGGGACATGTTCATTttgcaaaataataattatcagaTTCCTGAACACAGAGTGCCTAAGCCATTGTCATCTTTTTTTTAAGTGATAAGATGATGTAAAATGATTTAGAAACAATATTTAGTAGTGGTTTGAATAAGAGAATTAAGAGTACCAGAGAGCCAATTAATTCATATGCTTCTATCACTTTTGGATCTTCTTCATCTTCGTAGCCAACTTGTAGTATTCGTGGCCCATTGACAGACCAAAGTGATCTCCTTCCAGCTTCCTGAAgagaaacaaaattaaattatgaatacTTTGCCACAATTTTATCGTGATGTAGAAACAAAGTTGGACAAAAGTAAACTAGTGAATTGCTTTCTGCATATCCATTTCACAAGGTTTGCCCATGTGCAGTGATAGTTTCTTCTCTGAATTTTGAACATTTCATAGCACTTCTAAGGattgatttttttaatctaatCATGCTTTGTCTTATAGTTTACTTAATAAGAGAACTTAAAAGAGTAAATGACTTAACATAAGTGCACTGAGATAGTTTAAAGGTGTGCGAGTTTAAATGACTTTAAAATGGATTTTCTAACATATGCCTCTTATCGTAGGCGGGTAAATCAAGGGAAATAAGTCAGATATTCATTGACAAAAAAAAGTACGTCACATTGAAAGCATAGCTGTGAAAGTCATTATTAAAGGCCTTACTTGCAAAGAGATCAAGTAGATAGCTTCAAGTGCCTGTTTACGAATTTCTGGATCATCAACAGGTTCTCTCTCATGAGAAAGTGCATTTCCAAGTTCATGAGGCATTTTTGATGTATCTTGTTCACTGTAAACCTGAATTATAAAAAGAATCATAGATAATCACTTAACATATCTGAGTAAGACCAAGAATCTATGCATAACCAATCCTAGGCTAGAGGTGCTATGGATGAATCGAAAACAAAGATGAGCTAGTTAGAGATAAAGAGAAACCAAATTTAAATACGTgaagttaaaaaaacaaaaatgtgCTTCACTTGAGAAAGAATTGCAGTTAGAGCTGGCAATATAGGTCATGACGTAACATGCTGAGCAAAGCAAGAAGAACAAAGGAAACCTGATAGTGATAACACATCGTGAATACATGACCATTAATCaaccaaattatttttaaaatttttgttactGTTAACATCttgtaaattgatttttaaaaaataactaatttaacGTCATAAAgaattatttctaaaaaaattaactAGTTTAATATCACTTAATATGATTTTATATCAAAACAAAATGACAAGAACCTCGTGACACAGCAAACACGACAAAAATTGTCAACCATAGTTAGTAGTATAACTTCTAGATGTTATCGAAAGCATATAAAACCATCAAATAATCAATACAGCAACAAAACATCATAAAGagttatttctaaaaaaattaactAGTCTAATATCACTTAATATGATTTTATATCAAAACAAAATGACAAGAACCTCACGACACAACAAACACGACAATAATTGTCAACCATAGTTAGTAGTATAACTTCTAGATATTATCGAAAGCATATAAAACCATCAAATAATCAATACAGCAGCAAAACATCCTAGTATCATATAATGGATTTTATCCCACTGCAATTGGATTTTCAAAGCAAGATTATATCACTAGTAGTAGTCTTATTTTTTGATATAGAAGGCATGTGAAGCAAtcaaaaacaaacaatcaatatTAGAGcgtaaaaagaaaggaaaaaggtaTACAATAAAAAATAGGTTGAATGGAAGATCTTGAAAGAGGATAAGCATGGGGCCATCTGATAGGACCATTCCAACAAGTCGATAGGTTCAGGGCTCCttactgaaaaaaaaaaagattttctaataGGTTTTTTTTGTAAATATGGACCTCATTTCATACGACAGGAAATTCCAGGTTTTTACATGGCTTAGTTTAGACAAAATTCCCTAAAGAGAGTTTGAATCTTCAAATATCTCAAGATAGTATCACTTTGTTACCTGAAGATGTACCAGTTGTGCAGATTCATTTAATTAGGCCAGCATATTTGAGTGCCAGAAGAACAGGGCAAGGTCAAGTTCACTAAAGCATGGGAACTGGTAACTCCATTCGACAAATAATAGCTTAAAAATAACTTCTTAATGTAATAATGTTAAGAACAAATTAGAAAGATCAACATGAAAATAAAAGAACAAATGTTCAAGCttcaataaaaattttatatcATCATTAGTCTATTTTAGTGCTCACCTTATTGCCAGCTACAGGCAGAAGCAGGGCAGGCCAAAGGAACTCTGCTATTGCTAGTAAATTATGTAATTGATTGTCAGCTTCAAAGCAACAATTACGAATAGTTCCAGAAACCTGCccattattatatatttattttttatattgttccATGAAGGAATAAATGAACAAAAACGATAAGGAAGCAATAAGGTATATATCTGATATCAAGATTGATAGACTCATCTGAAACaactgaacatgaattaaaaaaGAAAGAATTCCATTTCTTATTTCACAGACATATATAGAGAACAATTACACCAATTTTCACTCATCAAGTCAGTTACTTAAAACCAGCACAGTGGTTGTCTAAACATGAGTACCCAAATAACTCATAGGCCTACATATCACGGACTTACTGAACCATAATCCATATCTCTACTGGTTGAAGCAAACACAACTCAACCTAAAAAGAAGTTCGATCAGTTAGTGTCCAGTAGAACATCAAAGACTCATGTTTTGTTAAATTACTGTCATCAGTGTTCAGAATGTATAATGGCATTTGTCTTTGCGAATTCTGATCTTGCCAATACTAAAGCCATGTCAACTGACTTAAGAAGAAATTTATGCAAGTGAAAGTGCTAGCACAAGGAACTCTCACTCAACAAAATTTCAACAAGAATTTACAAAACTACAAGAAGTAGGAAAAAACAGAAAAGTAACATTCATTCTAAGTGCCGAGAGAAAATCTAGGATCCTATGCATGGTtgtttttgtatttgtattttcCATAAGTGTGTTGTTTtgcttttctttctttatttcatGGTCACCGGGTTTCACATAATTACCCTAACCTGACTGTAGGTGTTGCATAGGCATCAGAGAAAAATATTGTTTGATCATGACCAAGTTCATTTGACATATACAAAACCAATGTTCTATTTAAGAGGTTTTTGAATGCATATGGATCATGTATCTAGTCGTAGTTTATTAACAAAACATAGTAAGATCAATAAGAACAAAACATTGAGCCAAATGAGAAAAAGAAACATATGAAGTGCAATATAATCATCATTGTACCCCTTTCTTTCTCAGTGGATTTGTAGAATCAAATTGATGGATTGCCTGCTTAAGAAGACCTCTCTTAGGTTCCAAAAGAATTTTTCTTCCAGACTCCATCTTCGATATGTTTACAAGAATTGAAGCAACATGTTCAAAGATATCTTCTTCTGTAGAGACAGTGTAAAGCAGGGATCACTTTGAGTTTGTCATACAAACAACACATAGCAAAGCAATAATACAGCTTTAACTGGCGTGGCAACCAAAGATAAATTAACGAGACTATTCATAGTGGAATTAGTTAAAGGCAAAACAACAACTTTGAAATCATAACGTGGCTTTGATCCCTGTAGGATTTAATTACATAATTTTTTCAATAGAATGTATACATTTCTGAATCCCATCTAAAAGACCACTCACTTTTTACATTAAACCGCAATAAAAGTCAGAGGTTTCCAAAACATCAACATAATAAGAACACGAGCAGCCAATAACAGAAATCAATAATACACGGAAAAATTACATATGCAGCATGCTGTATCTAACATCTACAAAAGAGATTGTTGATAAAGTAAATTTATCAGCATGattacactacaaaaaaatatatatagaaatgttCACTGCATATTAACAGAATATAAATTAACAAATTACCTTTTGATTCTTCAGAAGATGACCTACAGAATGATCGGACAAGCTTTGAGATATACAATCCCTCCATCTTATCATCTCCAATCTGAGAAATTCAATATATTCGAACAAAGTTTTAGTGAATCAACTGACATACATATTAAACAACTGAAAATGATGCCTCCAAGGTGTCATTTTTAGTCAACTGCATCTCTTCAACACTAagaataaaaatacaaaatagatTATATCATGACAATTAGATATACACGTAAGGTGTGGCATGATTGCTCTTATGTTACAGCATTAACGCTCCAATGATAAGAAAAACACTTCACGAGAAAATAAAATTCAACCTTGGCCAAGATTCATCAAATATATAATAACATGAattacataaaaaaattaaattttgcaacCAAGTCATGAAGATAATTTTTCTTATCCAAATAGAGAGGACGGAGGAATGACAATTAACCTGGAGGAGCGAATTGGCGCCTGCATCAACTTGGGTAAGATTGGCCAGGAGCATAACAAGGAGGTGAGAAACTTTACGATCCCCGCTCTTGTAGAGCTTGTTCATGGCTGTGGGGAGCGTCCCATGTGCAATGAGCTTCTCGGACAGCGCGGCATCCTGAGAGAGATTAATGAGGGCTTCGGCGGCAGGGGAAGCGAGCTCAGGGGGATCTTCGCAGAGGATTCGTACGAGAGGGGGAAGGGCAAGGTCTGCGTGAGCTGAAAGGGAGGCAAGACCGTCGTCGGAGCCGGTTAGCCCCCGGACGATGT
Coding sequences:
- the LOC122046790 gene encoding protein HGH1 homolog produces the protein MATELEELLGFLSSPSLQVKKAAVDIVRGLTGSDDGLASLSAHADLALPPLVRILCEDPPELASPAAEALINLSQDAALSEKLIAHGTLPTAMNKLYKSGDRKVSHLLVMLLANLTQVDAGANSLLQIGDDKMEGLYISKLVRSFCRSSSEESKEEDIFEHVASILVNISKMESGRKILLEPKRGLLKQAIHQFDSTNPLRKKGVSGTIRNCCFEADNQLHNLLAIAEFLWPALLLPVAGNKVYSEQDTSKMPHELGNALSHEREPVDDPEIRKQALEAIYLISLQEAGRRSLWSVNGPRILQVGYEDEEDPKVIEAYELIGSLLVNNGEAEE